From a single Accipiter gentilis chromosome 8, bAccGen1.1, whole genome shotgun sequence genomic region:
- the PIGC gene encoding phosphatidylinositol N-acetylglucosaminyltransferase subunit C, whose amino-acid sequence MEPVPGRRWQKVLYERQPFPDNYVDQRFLEELRKNVHARRYRYRAVVFQSGAVVQQLCSVCVFVVTWWYMDAGMLSPQGLFGAALVTSLLGYVLFDAVDGGAGRRESGRTRWADLKSTLVFAAFTYGFSPVLKTLTESISTDTIYAMSALMLLGHLIFFDYGANAAIVSSTLSLNMAIFASVCLASRLPRSLHAFVMVTFAMQIFALWPMLQKKLKARTPRCYVGVTVLFALAALGGLATVSSVGAVLFASLLLAISCLCPYCLIRLQLLKDNIHGPWDEAEIKEDLSRFLM is encoded by the coding sequence ATGGAGCCGGTCCCCGGGCGGCGGTGGCAGAAGGTGCTGTACGAGCGGCAGCCTTTCCCCGATAACTACGTGGACCAGCGGTTCCTGGAGGAGCTGCGGAAGAACGTGCACGCTCGCCGGTACCGGTACCGGGCCGTCGTCTTCCAGTCGGGAGCGGTGGTGCAGCAGCTGTGCAGCGTCTGCGTCTTTGTCGTTACCTGGTGGTACATGGACGCGGGGATGCTGAGCCCGCAGGGGCTTTTCGGGGCGGCCCTGGTCACCTCCCTGCTCGGCTACGTCCTCTTCGACGCCGTggacggcggggccgggcggcgagAGAGCGGGAGGACGCGGTGGGCCGACCTGAAGAGCACGCTGGTGTTCGCCGCCTTCACCTACGGCTTCTCGCCGGTACTGAAGACGCTGACAGAGTCCATCAGCACGGACACCATCTACGCCATGTCGGCTCTCATGCTCCTCGGCCACCTCATCTTCTTTGACTACGGTGCCAACGCCGCCATCGTCTCCAGCACGCTGTCCCTCAACATGGCCATCTTCGCCTCGGTGTGCCTGGCCTCCCGCCTGCCTCGCTCCCTCCACGCCTTTGTCATGGTCACCTTTGCCATGCAGATCTTCGCCCTCTGGCCCATGCTGCAGAAGAAGCTGAAAGCCCGGACGCCCCGGTGCTACGTGGGGGTGACGGTGCTCTTCGCGCTGGCGGCGCTGGGGGGGTTGGCCACCGTCTCCAGCGTGGGCGCCGTGCTCTTTGCCTCGTTGCTGCTCGccatctcctgcctctgcccttaCTGCCTCATCCGCCTTCAGCTGCTCAAGGACAACATCCACGGGCCGTGGGACGAGGCGGAAATCAAGGAGGACCTCTCCAGGTTCCTCATGTAG